GCAAATATTCTGTGCAAATTAACTAAACTAAGGTCAAAGTAGTTACATtacatacctatatttttactaaacaggtaacaaactaaaactaaaattattttatcataaattatttttaaactattgtaaataatataagaagtcattatttgtttaaaaggAAAACACTATATTTTCCTATTATACCATTCTTTTCTGCTAATTAGCCTTAtagcaatttaaaaatatattattacataacattttatattctTATTCTGTGTGGACTTCATCTGTGGATTTTATAATGAAAAGATCATTTCATTCATGTTgtcactatttaaaaaaaatggaatgTTTTATGATTAACTTTTTAACACTTGTTCTTAAGAGCATGTTTACAGGGAGAGTAGGTGTTTGTATTGGTGCTTCTCATGTGCATACTTTAAtagatgtatttttaattacccAAAAACCTATAGAATATGGTGGCATTGAAATATGATTACCATATTTAAGATGCTGAGGTTCAAATTCAGGCACAGATGATTCATAATACAACGGCCAGCCATTTAAAAGCACAGTTTTGCTTCTTCTATTGTTTGAAGGGGCACTGATAATAAATTCATCAATTTGCAAATTATCTCCATGAAGTGCTGTGCCATTGAGAAGAAATTTAACTTTAGCCATTTCTAAATTTACGGCATAGATAGTAATTGCAGTGGAatcatttgtatattttttattagtgcaATGTGCGTACATTCTTTGGAATCGAGAGCAATGGCAATCTATATGTAGTACTTTATTCCCTACAAGTTTCTTATAAAGAACACTCACCCACCAATCAGGCAGTGGCTCTAAATCTTTATCCACTAAACTGTAATTTCCACCAACAAAACTTTGTCTTATCACAGTTGTGATGTTATTCTTGGCAGACAGTCCAAGTTTGTCTACCCAAATAGGGCTTCCAGCATAAGAGTTAGATAAACCTGGTGCTCCTCCACCATAAGCACTGCTAGTTTCACTTAGCCACATTGGGATATGACTGTACTTTAAAGTATGATTCTTCATAGTCTCTATTTGACCCCTCAATAAATCAAAAGTATCAGGATTCCAAAAATCTTCTATTTTGGCTTCTCTTCCATTGAGATAATACTGATGCCAAGAGCGAACATTAATAGAATGAGAGGCATTTCCTAAAAACTCCTTCATATATTCCAGGCATTCTGGCCGGTGTGGTTGAGGTCTAGTAGTATCAGGTCCAACTATTAGAGATTTCTTATAACCATTACGGTTTAGAAGTTTGcggagatttttaaaatcttttgCTAACATGTTAGGAGTAATACTGATATTAAAAACGTGATGAAAGGAATTGGGTTCATTGCCAAGCTGCCAATCTACATCATACCCATTGTGCCTGGAATATTCCAAAATTTCAGCAGCATTTATTTCACTCCACTCATTGTGCTGGTCTCGAAGAAGTACATTAAAGCTGAACAGTAATTTTATACCGGTAACTTTGCAGAACTCATTTATATCACTCCACTTTTTGCCTGTCATAATGAAAAATGGCAGAAATTTGTGTTTGCACAGTCTTTTTATAGCATGGCAGAAACTCTTTGTAGTATTGAATGGACAGTGTTCGCAAGAGACAGTAGTAGTATCATCTTTACTGAATATGAGGCGCTCAGACATTGTACCGCCGAGTCGGAGCCTAGCCGGCGCCAGCGCCCTCGCGAGTTTTCTCAACTTATGCTTTCCAAAGTCTACCTGATCATAGTTTTGTATCTCGGAGGCATCTATGCCAAAACTGAGGAAATCATCTGGAATCATTGCAGCTACTACATGGTGCTCATCAATAGTGGCATAACAGCGATCACCAACATTGTATTTAACGAAAAATACCAATCCAGCTATATTACAACAGAATGCTATGGCACAGACAGCCACCAATCGTTTGTTGGACagcattttgtttcttttaattaCCTAATGTATGTCCATTTTTCACTAATTCACTTTTATACTATGAGCGGAGCTTGCactaagtaaacaaaaaaataaatgtacatgACAagtgacattatttttttttgccccTTTCAGAAGGAGCAGGCAAAGAAAAATAGCCATAGAACATGACAACTGACTGACAACTTCTTCAACGTATTCAACTTGACAGCAATGTTGCCAACTTTTTTCCCAAACTCACCAAAAAGAGTTTTGCATAAACCAccaataaattactaaaaaaccACTATCCTAAGGGAAGTCAAAACCAGCAAGTTTAGTAGTTCACAGGTATTTACTTGGCACACCCATTTGTTGATTTTCAAATCTATAGgatagtaaaaatatatatagatggcgctgtactgatttgcctttgtttaagcttattattttatctttgtttttagatttaatgatgacccttcttattacacccagccacaacaaatcttccacctattattattctgatcaaaataaagagaagcaatataggtagcaacttaCTTCTATGCCATATCTGATCTGAACGTAGCCTGCAAAGGCCATCATTGAgccatacgtaaactcacgcctatttcccactggagtAAGCAGATACTAAGTATAGAATACAGTGTACGGTAATAATCATACAAAACTAccaataagtataataatgatACGCCGCCACAGCCTTCTCATAGCCACCTTTCTATATCGTtctttaagtaataataattaataaaaactataattcactgattgagaccatgattctgggttaatgtAAAGCGagaattttttgtgtttttagaTTATtctcagttctatacttttgcgattgaaaattctactagatatcaactcagaataactGAATCATCTGATCTCTTAAAAGTTTtcataacgatgtcactaacaccctgtaataaGGAGCCTGCGGTCGTAATTCTTAAAAATTGTGTTACCTACGCTTACGTACGGTACACACTTTATGAATGTAGGAACTTCAATATTTGTTCTGCCTGAATCTACCTACCGGCCGGTTACCACGGAGCCCGATAATCGGTCGAGACTGGTATCCCCTTCGGGCAGCGCCTTAGCATAGGTACCTAACGTCaaagaggtccgtgttgctctatgagtaacgtaaaatataaatagcctaagtacctacctacttataagtGTTCGTCCAAAGAGCACCCTTTGTATTCGTCCCACTTGGCATGCCACCTTCTTAATAAACAGGAGGGAATATTGAGGATACTCCTCCATGCTGCTCCACCTATCTACTGCAATTTGTAAGCAGCCCCAAAGACAGCTCTTGACTATCATTAAAGGCGGAGATCACAtcaaattaatcattaattCGCATAGAATTCATGGTTTTGTAATGATCGCTACGCATGTTACCTACATTCCCCCTAATttaaattatcttatttttcagacGTAGTTACCTATACATAGTAGAttcttaggtacttataagCAATCTAAAATGTGTTTCAAAGAAGtacgaaataaaataacaatcaattggtataaatatgtttattgGAAACACTGCGAAGTAAACACCAATTATTAATTTGTTACAGTAACATACAGATGCCTACAATATCTATCAGAATCTATTAAAccataatataatgtattttgAAAAGAGTTTAGATTTTAGGACATATTAAATGATTGAAAGTCCCATTTAAATGGCATCCGTAGATATTATGCTGTTTTCTTATTAATTGTACATAAATTAGtctagttatttttattttattacacaacAAAGTATGGATACACCAACAACATAAGAAAACTAAGTACAAAAAATCAACAAAATTGCATAAAATGCCTCACATACACCTTACATTATAATAACCGAATTGGCTTACGAATGCGAGCTTGGTCTCATTATAATGTGAGCATACCTACAGTAAAATTttgaacaattattttatttaggtaatttaCGGATAACACTCGCGCCACTGAAAAGTCTTTATTGAATCAACCTCCCTAGATTTATTTAGCGACGTTTGAGCTCGGGAGGTGATGGCTGGATATTTATAGCTCGTCATGTTTGGGGCCTGAGAACTCCTCATGGCTGATGAAGCCGTTCTTGTCTTTGTCTTCGTGTTGGAAGATCTCCTCGACTAGCTTGTCGTGGCTTTCGAGCATCTGCTTGATGTCGTCACTCATCTCCGCGCCATCAGGAGGCACCATCTGCTTCTTCAGGTACTCGCTCACCTGCGTCACAATCAAACATCAGACATCTGTCTCAATAAGGATAGGTACATCTACAGGGTTATTATAGATCCACCTCTAATGCTTTCTAGGATCAATTTGATAGATAAAGTGTGTTGTTTGCCTGTGTTGTTCACATTCTTTGGCACATTGATCTTTGAGAATGGCACAAACAGTTCAATAAAATCAATgcctatatttaaattatattttactataGGAATATTCGATGCAAATAATAAGTTTAAGCAGGTATTGGCTCATGCAAGTTGTGTACTATGCTTCGTGCTGAGTTAAGATAAGGAAAATTGCGGCTAGATTTCATGCAGTTAATGACACTTCGTATTAAAGAACTATAGTagaactaaatatttttaatatagtttaggtTATTTAAGGTAATGTAGGCTTTTTTCATTTAAAACAGTTTTGTAAATAGGCAGGTATATACTTACGTAAGCACCTACCAACTTACTAAATACCTACTGAAATGAATTTAGTACTAATTTATAATAGTTAAGTACTACAATTGTGTAGGACCGTGTATAACtaagtaataagtatttaaagtaGAGGAGAAAGTAGAGAGACAGGGTAGTTGTGGCCCGCCACCTGTGACCGTGTGCGCACTGACCTCCTCTCTGGACAACTCCCCGTCGGCGTCCCCATCCATCTCGCGGAACGCTAACTCTATACTCACTTCTTCGCGCGACAGCATGTTGTCTTTGTCGGCGTCGATCTCCTTGAACACGTTGGTGGTGGGAGGGGAGTCGCCGATGTTGATCAGCTCGACCTCGAAGTGCAGCGTGGCGTGGGGTGGGATCACGTTGCCCGCCCCTCGCTCGCCGTAACCCAACGAAGATGGGATCGTCAGCTTACGTTTCTCACCTGCGAAACGACGCGACGGATATTAATTTCATCTCGTAACATTTAGTAAGGACAATACAAGTACAAATATAAAACCTTGGAATGTTCCAAAGATCATCCCGCATAATGTCGTACCTACTATCGTAGAAGTCGATTACTATACAAGGGAAcactacctcatcatcatcatcagcccattaacgtccccactgctgggtcacgggcctggatggatagggagatcgggccttaaaccatcacctacacactacacacactcaCTACCTACACACTACCTACTTACACTTAATTGTCTAACCTGTTGTAGGGTCAACAGTAGTAGGTACTACAACTACTACCAGTATCGAGGTGATGGACTAGAGACCTGTTGCTAATGAGTATACCtataaatatgtacctataaatGTTACTTTAAGTATACTCAGATGGCATTTTGATTAAATACATGTCAAGCATGTCATCAATAaacatacctatataattattattatgtatagccGGTGTAGGTAGTCTCAAACCAACTATTGCGCCAAGATTGAACCCGGGAATCAAGGCATTTCCATTCCGAAAATATTTTGGGGGTACcatacaaaatgtaataatataaataacctatatacgtcccactgctgagcgcaggtctcccttcaatcaaccggaggaatcacccgcagtggagcagcgtggtggagtatgctccatagtcTATAACCCTCCGATTAAAATGTGATAAATAGTTAGGCAAAGGTTACAGGAAAACTAAAACGATGTCTCTACTTTTTGCAAAAGGGGCTGAAAGtggatcatattttatttttgtcgcgTTATTGTATCATGTgtcttcataatattattatgtaagaagtaagtaagtaggtatatcatGAAAGAGGTTTGTTTGCACAttctaaaacatttttctattaAGCCGCGTATAAATACCGTTCCCCTCACTTAACTTCGAACTTACTGATCTGAAATTATAGCATATGGCAGAGAACACAGATATTAGAAATATTCTGAGGTAGAGAAGGTAGTGAATTAGCTTAAGTTTACAGCCAAAATACATTAGTTCCACTATAGAAAGAGAGATGGTGAATTGGTGATGTTGAAcgaaatatgtaagtaagtaccaaaTTCTTTATCGCACAGTTTTCTATATTTCCTCATTCTTTCCTTCGTTCGGAAATGTTTTTACTTAAGATTTGGGTTTTTGTTCGTTACAAGAGTTTCACAATTATAATTTCGTTTTACCTAGGTACTCGACAGGTTGTTTTAGGTGGTTCgtacggaaccctcggtgcgcgagtccgactcgcacttgccCGTTTTTTTGGTAGTCATGCTTCGAATATTGGATTGAATTTGGGTGGTTTCTATTTATCGAAGCATCTCTAACAATTGTAttaacttttatattttctaatatAGTGTTGTAAagaagttattttattaatcgaACGTTACCTGATGAGATCGTTATGTAACTGAATCATCAATCTAAGCCACAcgagtgcgtatgggtgttagtgacaccgtaaagaaaactttgggggatgattcagaccatgtttcagagttgatatcaactggaatttcctgtcagaattaatgtcaattttattgctttttaaattattttcagttccgtcATTTCAATAGATATCAACTCAAACTCATGGTCTGAACGGTGACACTCTAGCACCCTATATAATCAAACGTAAGTATGGCGTTTATAAAACGTCGCTCTGCACTGCACAtgtgtaatttaaataagcaAGTAATACCTTTAACTTGGAAATCGCGCGATACCTAAAAAGTATCAGCAATTTATAGAAATGCGCAGAAGTTAGTAAAAAAGTGACCtagttgttgttgtaattttgttaggttGTGCATTTTGCTTATACCGCTTATAAATATTGCcagttaaaattaataaatttattttattcttcttcttaataGCCATAGAGGCTTCAATCAAAGCATAGgggaaaagaataaaaaaaacttattttattcaCGACCGTTAAGTAACTAAGTCATGCATGCATTTAATGTCATGCATGCAGGTATTTTATTAGTGTGTGGTATATGTATTAACAATTTGCTTACAATTTTAAGTAAATGCTTATTAACAATTTTCTTATTTCTCTTTTTCAATTAACATTAATGTTCGTCTTCGACAACTTGTAAATCGAGGATAGGTAGTTGGCTTACAAATTTACTTTTCCTACTGTTTTATAACCTTATCAAGTAAAGCTGTTAGTATCCCTATGaatgaatatataatatataaataaactcaaCCTTTAGGTTTCTTTTGACATGCATTCGCAGAATTCGCTTAtcaaaagttaataaaaatgtttttcttaccGACGCACATGTCGAGGAGACCTTGGTCCCATCCCTTGATGACCTGGCCAACGCCAATTTGAAAAGTGAAAGGCTGGTCGCGGTCGTAGCTGGAACAATAACAAAGCAAGGTTACAGCAAATGAGACAACATTTTAAACCTACTTTTATACTTACTACAAAAAAAtgacaatgtttatttttggagttataagtaagtagaaggtgcaggtcgtgtcgtatcgggaggtgaaggttttggcgggaagaagagaggaatggcggttactccaccgacaagagcgcagctcttaaatagagagagagaagtaagTAGACCTGCTTAGGTATTTACTTCTTCCTGGATTTTGTTTTAGTTTCTACCAGGACCAGGGGTCTTAGCCGAGTTGGGAATGATTATTATGTCAATAAGGTGAAATATCTATGCCATAATAATGTTTACCACCGTCACTGTCGATTATCCCAATCGTTTGAACCTTAGCTAAGCTTCATGTCAtatcacaggttcgaatctcggctcgggATCTAAActattgaattcgactttatgagtttcaattaatgtttggattagATAATCGATATCCGTGGTTTCCAGGTCTTATGCCAGTTTAAGTGGCAATAGCtttcttaaacatagctggcgaggagtgagtgtaatACTCTCTTCCCCCTCTACCTACCCATTCAAGGATACAGGCAAAATACTATGTATTGTTATACTtacctcagaataataatatctaagtacttaaaGATTGTGATAATAGTGAAGTAAGTaccttttttttgtaacatctgtgaGAAGTGCACGCTAATAGAGAaaagaagtaagtacctaaatgtaaTGTTGACACCGAGTTCcgaaattttaggcagaaattgaaATCACAAGACGCTAGGTGTTCGCCAGGATTTGATACATGATAAGCTAAAGGAAAAAACCTATTTTAGGAGGTTTACTGTCTTGTTCTGGGAACAATACCTACACACACATGTTACGTTTAACGGCTGTACCGACACAGAATGCCCAATATATTGCGGCAATGTGACCGAACATCAGATAAATCGGCGCGTAGAATAACACTATTACATAGGCCTTTGTTCGCACTTCGTATGCGCCATCATTAAGGTTTATCACGGGCAGGCATTTGCCTAGTTTGTAGGTGTTAGTATGGGAACAtcattacttttataatatagCATTATAAAAGTAATGATGTTCTTGCAGATAAACCATATTCaggtttacttatttattagtgTTCAAAAGTTTTACTTGTTagctttttattatattaaaagatattacatgtaagtgtaagtacctactggTGAAGGTAAACTACTTACATAGTTGGTGGAACACCATAGCTGTTGCACTAttccgtgctccaatgcataaacttctttcaccctaaggttgcctggcagaaattgctgtttagcaataaggccgcctattgtgcttatgtttttattcgtatgtttatgtcctttgtatatgtcgttgtgcaataaagtattattgattgatggaaaaatgaatatattttatgttaactACCGTTATTTCAATCGATACAGTTTAATTAAATCTTAGTTTTTCAAGCAATTAACTTTATTATGATTCATTTGTTACCACAAAAAGTAATGTCCTTTGttttttaggtaagtacgttGTAAAGTCTACAAGTTTGGGTTTCAAGAGAACACAATGAAACACGTCCGTTCGATACGACACATATATTCGGAGAGAGAGGAAGTGAAAACTACCCtcataacaattataataataaacaacagaAAGATACCCACATACATTACACCCTCACCCTTAACTAACACTCAtagtaacatttataaataacaatacaatTACTTACATATAGGTGACGCAGACACTGATATCAAAAATTCTAAACATATTTTACAAACAACCGTCCCTTACTTAATCTATATCTAAACCATATCTATGAACTGGTCTTAATAAATGCCTAGGTCTAAGTGTGGGCCCCGGGATATTCActggcggcggcggtgcggatAGCACGGACGCGTCCGAGCTTGCTGGCAGTACGGAGTGTGCGGGCACGTCCGAACCCTCTGCCCTTTCTGTCCCTGGACTCGCTAACAGAGTATCCATACAGTCTGTCTCACACGGTGTGGGCACTGGCACATTATAAGTCACCCCTCTACTTTTTATTTGATCTACGTGTCTGTTGAGCGGTGGACCGTCTTCCCTACTGACAATATAATTACGTGACCCGACCTTTCGTTCGACCTGTCCTTCTAACCATCTCCTTCCTCCTGCATAATTCCTAGTCCAGACGCTATCCCCAACACTAAACTCCCT
This genomic interval from Pectinophora gossypiella chromosome Z, ilPecGoss1.1, whole genome shotgun sequence contains the following:
- the LOC126379781 gene encoding heparanase-like, which translates into the protein MLSNKRLVAVCAIAFCCNIAGLVFFVKYNVGDRCYATIDEHHVVAAMIPDDFLSFGIDASEIQNYDQVDFGKHKLRKLARALAPARLRLGGTMSERLIFSKDDTTTVSCEHCPFNTTKSFCHAIKRLCKHKFLPFFIMTGKKWSDINEFCKVTGIKLLFSFNVLLRDQHNEWSEINAAEILEYSRHNGYDVDWQLGNEPNSFHHVFNISITPNMLAKDFKNLRKLLNRNGYKKSLIVGPDTTRPQPHRPECLEYMKEFLGNASHSINVRSWHQYYLNGREAKIEDFWNPDTFDLLRGQIETMKNHTLKYSHIPMWLSETSSAYGGGAPGLSNSYAGSPIWVDKLGLSAKNNITTVIRQSFVGGNYSLVDKDLEPLPDWWVSVLYKKLVGNKVLHIDCHCSRFQRMYAHCTNKKYTNDSTAITIYAVNLEMAKVKFLLNGTALHGDNLQIDEFIISAPSNNRRSKTVLLNGWPLYYESSVPEFEPQHLKYGNHISMPPYSIGFWVIKNTSIKVCT
- the LOC126379785 gene encoding FK506-binding protein 2; translated protein: MTLRCVLAVLALAGATFAGQEVTELKVDVVSVPEGCTTKSKHGDMLTMHYTGTLDDGHKFDSSYDRDQPFTFQIGVGQVIKGWDQGLLDMCVGEKRKLTIPSSLGYGERGAGNVIPPHATLHFEVELINIGDSPPTTNVFKEIDADKDNMLSREEVSEYLKKQMVPPDGAEMSDDIKQMLESHDKLVEEIFQHEDKDKNGFISHEEFSGPKHDEL